In the genome of Verrucomicrobiota bacterium, one region contains:
- a CDS encoding cation/H(+) antiporter, translating into MHGVTFLQDLAVVMIVAALVTVLFHRLKQPVVLGYILAGVIIGPHTPPFPLIKEEDAIKTLAELGVVFLMFSLGLEFSLRKLKKVGATALIAAALEIVLMVGVGYHIGRAFGWKTMDCIFLGAILSISSTTIIVKALSELGRSKERFAELIFGILIVEDMLAIVMIALLSGIAMTGSLAVGEVLTTTARLGIFLVVALVIGLLAVPRLLSYVARFKSDEMLLITVLGLCFGVSLLAVKLDYSVALGAFVIGAVIAEAREIYRVEALTESLRDMFSAVFFVAIGLLIDPGLLAQHWLPVLVITLAVVLGKVVSCAFGAFVAGNDTRTSLRVGMGLAQIGEFSFIIASLGVTLNVTSNFLYPIAVTVSAITTLCTPYLIKSSDRLVASFDRFAPAKLVNYLALYTRWVGQWVQSQHRSIANRLVRKWAWQMALNVAMVAGIFIALGFVGRRLPTWLPGFPGGVQSLAALAWLAAMLLSLPMLIATYRKMEALGMLLGEMAATRLGTGPRAAAVQAIIANTVLAAGVIGLGLLMLLLSSTILPTGRVLVLLLLIVAAITALLWRTFIRVYSRAQVALEETFAQPLPPRHAETPHPLAGILKEALVETLTLTSGSRGAGKLIRELALRTKTGASIVGLERNGNPLINPGPDEELLAGDQVLLLGNRKQLDEARRYLLEGGTT; encoded by the coding sequence ATGCACGGAGTCACTTTTCTGCAAGATCTGGCCGTCGTGATGATCGTGGCCGCGTTGGTCACGGTGCTGTTCCATCGTCTCAAGCAACCGGTGGTGCTCGGCTACATCCTGGCCGGCGTGATCATCGGCCCGCACACGCCGCCCTTTCCGTTGATCAAGGAAGAGGACGCCATCAAAACGCTGGCCGAGCTGGGCGTGGTGTTTCTCATGTTCTCGCTCGGCCTGGAGTTCAGCTTGCGCAAACTGAAGAAGGTGGGCGCCACCGCGCTCATTGCCGCGGCGCTCGAAATCGTCCTGATGGTCGGAGTGGGCTACCACATCGGCCGCGCGTTTGGGTGGAAGACGATGGACTGCATCTTTCTGGGGGCGATCCTTTCCATTTCATCCACCACGATCATCGTGAAGGCGCTGAGTGAACTGGGACGCTCCAAGGAGCGGTTTGCCGAACTCATTTTCGGCATTCTGATTGTCGAAGACATGCTGGCGATTGTCATGATTGCGTTGTTATCCGGCATTGCCATGACCGGCAGCCTGGCCGTGGGCGAGGTGCTGACCACGACGGCCCGGCTGGGCATCTTCCTCGTGGTTGCGCTCGTGATCGGATTGCTGGCCGTGCCACGCCTGCTGAGCTACGTGGCGCGGTTCAAGAGCGATGAAATGTTGCTCATCACGGTATTGGGTTTGTGCTTTGGAGTTTCGCTTTTGGCGGTGAAACTGGATTACAGCGTCGCCCTGGGCGCCTTCGTAATTGGCGCGGTCATCGCAGAAGCCCGCGAGATTTATCGCGTGGAAGCCCTCACCGAATCCCTTCGCGACATGTTCAGCGCAGTGTTTTTTGTGGCCATCGGGTTGCTCATCGATCCCGGATTGCTCGCGCAGCACTGGCTTCCGGTGCTGGTGATCACGTTGGCAGTGGTGCTCGGCAAGGTGGTGTCCTGCGCGTTTGGCGCGTTCGTGGCCGGCAACGATACCCGCACCTCGTTGCGCGTCGGGATGGGGCTGGCTCAAATCGGCGAATTCTCTTTCATCATTGCCTCGCTCGGCGTGACTCTCAACGTAACGAGTAACTTCCTCTATCCGATTGCCGTGACGGTTTCGGCCATCACCACGCTGTGCACGCCTTACCTCATCAAGTCTTCGGATCGGCTCGTCGCCTCGTTTGACCGGTTTGCGCCCGCAAAACTCGTCAATTACCTTGCGCTTTACACGCGCTGGGTCGGCCAATGGGTCCAGAGCCAGCACCGCAGCATAGCCAACCGGCTGGTCCGCAAATGGGCCTGGCAAATGGCGCTCAACGTCGCGATGGTGGCGGGGATTTTTATCGCACTGGGCTTCGTCGGACGGAGGCTTCCCACCTGGCTGCCGGGTTTTCCGGGAGGCGTCCAAAGCCTCGCCGCGCTGGCCTGGCTCGCCGCGATGTTGCTGTCGCTGCCCATGCTCATCGCCACTTACCGGAAAATGGAGGCGCTGGGGATGTTGCTGGGCGAGATGGCGGCGACGCGCCTTGGAACCGGGCCGCGCGCGGCTGCCGTGCAGGCCATCATTGCCAACACCGTCCTCGCGGCCGGGGTGATCGGTTTAGGCTTATTGATGCTCCTCTTGAGTTCGACGATTCTACCCACGGGCCGAGTGCTGGTTTTGCTGTTGCTGATCGTTGCCGCCATCACGGCCCTGTTGTGGCGAACCTTTATCCGCGTTTACTCCCGCGCGCAGGTGGCCTTGGAAGAAACCTTCGCCCAACCGCTACCGCCGCGGCACGCCGAAACCCCGCACCCGCTCGCGGGAATCCTTAAAGAAGCGCTGGTGGAGACCCTCACGCTGACATCGGGTTCGCGCGGCGCCGGAAAGCTCATCCGAGAACTGGCGCTTCGGACAAAAACCGGCGCCAGCATCGTGGGCCTGGAGCGCAACGGCAACCCGCTGATCAATCCTGGCCCCGACGAGGAACTGCTGGCCGGCGATCAGGTCTTGCTCCTGGGCAACCGCAAACAGTTGGACGAAGCACGACGTTATCTGCTCGAAGGAGGAACAACGTAA
- a CDS encoding substrate-binding domain-containing protein, which yields MKPAPLLSLLISLLTPLGFSASAAEKAYTLAVIPKGTTHEFWKSINAGAFKARQELNEKGLKVEVIWKGPLKEDDRDQQIQVVENFMSRRVNGIVLAPLDSQALVRPVHSAISAKVPVVVMDSDLNSDRYVSFVATDNFKGGVMAGEHLAKLLGGKGNVILLRYQVGSASTENREKGFLEAIRKFPEIKLISSDQFAGPTRETGYQVSQNLLNRYGREVDGIFCPCEPPTIAMAMALRNIGKAGGKVKMVGFDAGSQSVQDLKNGDVQGLIVQNPVLMGYTAVMTMMKHLQGQQVEKRVDTGVYLVTRENMEQPEIKELLYPPLEKYLK from the coding sequence ATGAAACCTGCGCCTCTTCTCTCACTCTTGATCTCTCTTCTGACGCCGTTGGGATTTTCAGCCAGTGCGGCGGAGAAAGCCTACACGCTCGCCGTCATTCCCAAAGGCACCACGCACGAATTTTGGAAGTCCATCAACGCGGGCGCGTTCAAGGCGCGGCAGGAATTGAATGAAAAGGGTTTGAAGGTCGAGGTCATTTGGAAAGGTCCGTTGAAAGAGGACGACCGCGACCAGCAAATCCAGGTGGTCGAGAACTTCATGTCCCGCCGCGTCAACGGCATCGTGCTCGCCCCGCTGGATTCGCAGGCGCTCGTCCGGCCCGTGCACAGCGCGATCTCCGCCAAAGTGCCCGTCGTCGTCATGGACTCTGATCTGAATTCGGACCGCTACGTCAGTTTTGTCGCGACGGATAACTTCAAAGGCGGCGTGATGGCTGGAGAACACCTGGCGAAGCTGCTGGGCGGAAAAGGCAACGTGATTCTGTTGCGCTACCAGGTCGGTTCCGCGAGCACCGAGAATCGCGAGAAGGGATTCCTGGAAGCCATCCGCAAGTTTCCCGAGATCAAACTGATCTCTTCGGATCAATTCGCCGGTCCCACCCGCGAGACGGGCTATCAAGTCTCCCAGAATCTCCTCAATCGCTATGGCCGGGAGGTGGACGGCATCTTTTGTCCGTGCGAACCGCCCACGATTGCAATGGCGATGGCGCTCCGCAACATTGGCAAGGCCGGCGGCAAAGTGAAAATGGTCGGCTTCGACGCCGGGTCCCAGTCCGTGCAGGATTTGAAGAACGGTGACGTGCAAGGGCTGATTGTGCAGAATCCGGTTTTGATGGGTTACACCGCCGTGATGACGATGATGAAACATCTCCAGGGGCAGCAGGTCGAGAAACGGGTCGATACCGGCGTTTATCTCGTCACCCGGGAAAACATGGAGCAACCGGAGATCAAAGAATTGCTCTATCCACCGTTGGAGAAGTATCTGAAGTGA
- a CDS encoding sugar ABC transporter ATP-binding protein, producing MEPRLRMLGLQKSFGATRALRNVELEVAPGQVHALIGENGAGKSTLMKILSGAYTPDAGRIELDGEPFVPEHPLHARRCGIAMIYQELNLAPHLSVEENILLGEEPRRLGWINRTRRREMARAALAELRHENIPLNAPVSRRPIAEQQIVEIARALLGEPKVLIMDEPTSSLTDVDTENLFAAIARLRQRGVSIVYISHFLEECQRICDRYTVLRDGETVGAGEMAGGSLDEIIRLMVGREIKEIYPRSVRQLGEPVLELKALAGRGKPRAVNLALRAGEILGVAGLIGAGRTETLRVCFGLDRFESGEVFVYSRRQRRCTPGRSLAEGIGLLSENRKEEGLMLNRTLADNLTITRYAPMARLGLISARRQRRAALDWMQRLNVRAAGPEQAIGELSGGNQQKVALGRLLHHDARILLLDEPTRGIDVGSKSEIYRLMGQLAGQGKAIIFVSSYLPELMGVCDTLGVMCRGVLSEVRPASAWTEHSIISAAIGQNQSV from the coding sequence ATGGAACCTCGTTTGAGAATGCTCGGTTTGCAGAAAAGCTTCGGCGCGACGCGCGCGCTGAGGAACGTCGAGCTGGAGGTCGCGCCGGGACAAGTCCACGCCTTGATCGGTGAGAACGGCGCCGGGAAAAGCACGCTGATGAAGATTCTCAGCGGCGCCTACACGCCGGACGCCGGACGCATCGAGTTGGATGGAGAACCCTTTGTTCCGGAACATCCGTTGCACGCGCGCCGTTGTGGCATCGCCATGATTTACCAGGAGCTGAATCTGGCGCCGCACCTCAGCGTCGAGGAAAATATTCTCCTCGGAGAGGAACCGCGGCGGCTGGGCTGGATCAACCGGACGCGCCGCCGGGAGATGGCTCGCGCCGCGCTGGCGGAACTTCGCCACGAAAATATTCCGCTGAACGCGCCGGTGAGCCGCCGGCCCATCGCGGAACAACAGATTGTCGAGATCGCTCGCGCGCTGCTGGGTGAACCGAAAGTCCTGATCATGGATGAACCCACGAGCAGCCTGACCGACGTGGACACGGAAAATCTGTTTGCCGCCATTGCCCGGCTGCGGCAACGCGGCGTGAGCATCGTTTATATCAGCCATTTCCTGGAAGAGTGTCAGAGAATTTGCGACCGCTACACCGTCTTGCGTGACGGCGAGACGGTCGGGGCAGGGGAGATGGCCGGCGGCTCGCTGGATGAGATCATCCGTTTGATGGTGGGGCGCGAGATCAAAGAAATCTATCCTCGCAGCGTGCGGCAGTTGGGCGAGCCGGTGCTGGAGTTGAAAGCGCTCGCCGGGCGCGGCAAGCCGCGCGCCGTGAATTTGGCGTTGCGCGCCGGCGAAATCCTCGGAGTGGCGGGCTTGATTGGAGCGGGCCGGACCGAAACCCTTCGCGTTTGTTTCGGCTTGGACCGCTTTGAAAGCGGGGAAGTGTTCGTTTATTCCAGGCGGCAACGCCGCTGCACGCCTGGCCGCAGTCTGGCGGAAGGCATCGGTTTGCTCAGCGAAAATCGCAAAGAGGAAGGGCTGATGCTGAACCGAACGCTGGCGGACAATCTCACCATCACGCGCTATGCCCCCATGGCCCGGCTGGGCCTGATCAGCGCCCGGCGGCAACGCCGCGCGGCTCTCGATTGGATGCAGCGCCTCAACGTGCGCGCCGCCGGCCCCGAACAGGCGATCGGCGAGTTGTCGGGCGGCAATCAGCAAAAAGTGGCGCTGGGCCGGTTGCTTCACCACGACGCCCGAATTCTTCTGCTCGATGAACCGACGCGCGGCATTGACGTCGGGAGCAAGAGCGAGATTTACCGGCTGATGGGACAACTGGCCGGGCAGGGGAAGGCGATCATTTTTGTCAGCTCGTATCTGCCGGAGTTGATGGGCGTGTGCGACACCCTCGGCGTGATGTGCCGCGGCGTCCTGTCGGAAGTGCGCCCGGCCTCGGCGTGGACCGAGCACAGCATCATCAGCGCCGCGATCGGGCAGAATCAGTCAGTATGA